A genomic region of Desulfocurvus vexinensis DSM 17965 contains the following coding sequences:
- a CDS encoding ExbD/TolR family protein, which translates to MSCYRHVRARRGGPAELNMAPLIDMVFLLLIFFLVTSSFVREAGVEVRRPEAAIAVDVQAETLVVAITAEGTLHVDHTRADLRSIRPLVARFLAATPGGAVVVAADEAAPAGQVVRVLDQCRLAGARNLAVAARRPE; encoded by the coding sequence ATGAGTTGCTACAGGCATGTCCGCGCCCGGCGCGGTGGCCCGGCGGAGCTGAACATGGCTCCGCTCATCGACATGGTCTTCCTGCTGCTCATCTTTTTCCTGGTCACGTCCAGCTTCGTGCGCGAGGCCGGGGTGGAGGTGCGCCGCCCCGAGGCCGCCATCGCCGTGGACGTGCAGGCCGAAACCCTGGTGGTGGCCATCACCGCCGAGGGCACGCTGCATGTGGACCACACCCGGGCCGACCTGCGCTCCATCCGCCCGCTGGTGGCGCGGTTCCTGGCCGCCACCCCGGGCGGGGCCGTGGTGGTCGCCGCCGACGAGGCCGCGCCCGCCGGGCAGGTGGTGCGCGTGCTGGACCAGTGCCGCCTGGCCGGGGCCCGCAATCTGGCCGTGGCCGCGCGGAGGCCCGAGTGA
- the asnB gene encoding asparagine synthase (glutamine-hydrolyzing): MCGIVAFFAPGGGAPAGARLEAACATQALRGPDGAGTAVLAGGRVSLGHTRLAVLDLSRAADQPMSAGQGRHWLVFNGEIYNHAELRRHLEARGERLRTRSDTEVLLRWLMRHGPAGLDDLEGMFAFVHVDLQAGRLLAARDRIGVKPLYFAHGPALAGFASTLAPLRGLGGRTDAIDPVARFEMLTSKYVAGPRTIYAGIEKVPPGGCVELDLGADAVAPVRRAWWSPGVWLAPQAAPLAPDAPEGQWADALDAALAGAVARQLVADVPVGVLLSGGVDSSLVAALAARAGGAVDTFCVGWADARCDESAHARRVAAHLGTRHHELTVTPAEVLQALTAMPGAFDEPFGDASAVPLYLISRFARQRVTVALTGDGGDEQFFGYPRYHLLARAWAWTEHAPGWLRAGVRALTRGAPRSRAAHAASAFLAFPDAARRYEHFVLDNFAALAELCGAGPRATLWASGLAAAGERGRALAGGDFLRQMMLTDLGGYLVDDCLTKTDRATMACSLEARVPLLDEAVLRLSLAMPPRLSWAGGRGKHLLRRVLARYVPPALTERPKMGFGVPLDRWLFAELGAFTNETLARENLLRAGLDPQGVARVVRAHRSGRVDHQYFLWPIICYVRWFHEVHLAGAVSASGGGRP, encoded by the coding sequence ATGTGCGGCATCGTGGCCTTCTTCGCCCCGGGCGGCGGGGCGCCCGCAGGGGCGCGCCTGGAAGCCGCCTGCGCCACCCAGGCCCTGCGCGGGCCTGACGGCGCGGGCACGGCGGTGCTGGCCGGGGGCCGCGTCAGCCTGGGCCACACGCGCCTGGCCGTGCTGGACCTCTCTCGCGCGGCGGACCAGCCCATGAGCGCGGGCCAGGGGCGGCACTGGCTGGTCTTCAACGGCGAGATCTACAACCACGCGGAGCTGCGCCGCCACCTGGAAGCCCGGGGCGAGCGCCTGCGCACGCGCTCGGACACCGAAGTCCTGCTGCGCTGGCTCATGCGCCACGGCCCCGCCGGGCTGGACGACCTGGAGGGCATGTTCGCCTTCGTGCATGTGGATTTGCAGGCCGGGCGGCTGCTGGCCGCGCGCGACCGGATCGGCGTCAAGCCGCTGTATTTCGCCCACGGCCCGGCCCTGGCGGGGTTTGCCTCCACCCTGGCACCCTTGCGCGGCCTGGGCGGGCGCACGGACGCCATCGACCCCGTGGCGCGCTTCGAGATGCTGACCTCCAAGTACGTGGCCGGGCCGCGGACCATCTACGCGGGCATCGAGAAGGTGCCCCCGGGCGGCTGCGTGGAACTGGACCTGGGCGCGGACGCCGTGGCCCCGGTGCGGCGCGCGTGGTGGTCGCCGGGGGTCTGGCTGGCGCCGCAGGCCGCGCCCCTGGCGCCGGACGCCCCCGAGGGGCAGTGGGCCGATGCCCTGGACGCCGCCCTGGCCGGGGCCGTCGCGCGCCAGCTCGTGGCCGACGTGCCCGTGGGCGTGCTGCTCTCGGGCGGGGTGGATTCCAGCCTGGTGGCCGCCCTGGCCGCGCGGGCGGGCGGCGCGGTGGACACCTTCTGCGTGGGCTGGGCCGACGCGCGCTGCGACGAGTCCGCCCACGCCCGGCGCGTGGCCGCGCACCTGGGCACCCGCCACCACGAGCTGACCGTGACCCCGGCGGAGGTGCTCCAGGCGCTGACGGCCATGCCCGGGGCCTTCGACGAGCCCTTCGGCGACGCCTCGGCGGTGCCGCTGTATCTCATCAGCCGCTTCGCCCGCCAGCGGGTGACCGTGGCGCTCACCGGCGACGGCGGCGACGAGCAGTTCTTCGGCTACCCGCGCTACCACCTGCTGGCCCGCGCCTGGGCCTGGACGGAACACGCCCCGGGCTGGCTGCGGGCCGGGGTGCGCGCGCTGACCCGGGGCGCGCCGCGCTCCCGGGCGGCCCACGCCGCCAGCGCGTTTTTGGCCTTCCCCGACGCCGCCCGGCGCTACGAGCATTTCGTGCTCGACAACTTCGCGGCCCTGGCCGAGCTGTGCGGCGCGGGCCCGCGCGCCACGCTGTGGGCCTCGGGCCTGGCGGCGGCGGGGGAGCGGGGCCGGGCCCTGGCCGGGGGCGACTTCCTGCGCCAGATGATGCTCACGGACCTGGGCGGCTATCTGGTGGACGACTGCCTGACCAAGACCGACCGGGCGACCATGGCCTGCTCCCTGGAAGCGCGGGTGCCCCTGCTGGACGAGGCCGTGTTGCGCCTGTCCCTGGCCATGCCCCCGCGCCTGTCCTGGGCGGGTGGGCGCGGCAAGCACCTGCTGCGCCGCGTGCTGGCGCGCTACGTGCCCCCGGCGCTCACCGAGCGGCCCAAGATGGGCTTCGGCGTGCCCCTGGACCGCTGGCTTTTTGCCGAGCTGGGCGCGTTCACCAACGAGACCCTGGCCCGCGAGAACCTTTTGCGCGCCGGGCTGGACCCGCAGGGCGTGGCGCGCGTGGTGCGCGCCCACCGCTCCGGGCGCGTGGATCACCAGTATTTCCTGTGGCCGATCATCTGCTACGTGCGCTGGTTCCACGAGGTGCACCTGGCCGGGGCGGTGTCCGCATCCGGCGGGGGGCGGCCATGA
- a CDS encoding MotA/TolQ/ExbB proton channel family protein, producing MTLVSFMIAAPGTPGMPPAPGAPRTALAPGTPPVLPPSPPSPTPRAPCARALTCVFLTLTLLLAALPLCGPAAAQQAPQQVARDLADQAATARAEAGALRKDVDQERRELRAEAARLRAARAAAEERLAALDARVAALRAEEATARAALDASRGQAGLVRAVLRAAAGDADGLLAGSPLTAEAPGVRAGLAALQDDDAPLTAASLTALVDALCAEIASGGGLAAFEGSFLGPDGSPARGRITRLGRLGAWYQSASGGAGFLRLDAEQGRYVALGVAAPWGLAGTLKEFASGSGGTAVLDLSGGAVLDRLEQGGGPDWLEAGGFLVWPILLVAVVAVVLVLERCWTLARVRPGGAGLAGELSALLARGRMDEGRALCAAHAGTPAGRVLAAGLEYTGCTRDVLENAFHEAVLREVPRLERFLPTLAVLAAVAPLLGLLGTVTGMIDTFTALTFSGGGDPRALSGGISQALVTTELGLMVAIPVMIAHHFLERRVERIVGDMEEKGVALTVALLHQNGHQNGGARRGGGAGSGDVADRP from the coding sequence ATGACCCTCGTTTCGTTTATGATTGCTGCGCCGGGCACACCGGGCATGCCCCCTGCGCCGGGAGCTCCCCGGACGGCCCTCGCCCCGGGCACGCCCCCCGTTCTTCCCCCGTCCCCCCCGTCCCCCACGCCCCGCGCCCCCTGCGCCCGGGCCCTGACGTGCGTTTTTCTTACCCTGACGCTGCTGCTGGCGGCGCTGCCCCTCTGCGGCCCTGCCGCCGCCCAGCAGGCCCCCCAGCAGGTGGCCCGCGACCTCGCCGATCAGGCCGCCACGGCCCGGGCCGAGGCCGGGGCCCTGCGCAAGGATGTGGACCAGGAGCGCCGCGAACTGCGCGCCGAGGCCGCCCGCCTGCGCGCCGCCCGCGCCGCCGCCGAGGAGCGTCTGGCGGCCCTGGACGCCCGCGTGGCCGCCCTGCGCGCCGAAGAGGCCACCGCTCGCGCGGCCCTGGACGCCTCGCGCGGGCAGGCCGGGCTGGTGCGCGCGGTGCTGCGCGCGGCGGCGGGCGATGCCGACGGCCTGCTGGCGGGCAGCCCTCTGACGGCGGAGGCCCCCGGGGTCCGCGCGGGGCTGGCTGCGCTGCAGGACGACGACGCGCCCCTGACGGCGGCGTCCCTCACGGCCCTGGTGGACGCCCTGTGCGCCGAAATCGCCTCGGGCGGCGGGCTCGCGGCCTTCGAGGGCAGCTTCCTGGGGCCGGACGGCAGCCCCGCCCGGGGGCGCATCACACGCCTGGGCCGCCTGGGGGCCTGGTACCAATCCGCCAGCGGGGGAGCTGGATTCCTGCGCCTGGACGCGGAGCAGGGCCGCTATGTGGCCCTGGGAGTTGCGGCGCCCTGGGGCCTGGCGGGCACGCTCAAGGAGTTCGCCTCGGGCTCCGGGGGCACGGCGGTGCTGGACCTCTCCGGCGGCGCGGTGCTGGACCGCCTGGAGCAGGGCGGCGGGCCGGACTGGCTGGAAGCCGGGGGTTTCCTGGTCTGGCCCATCCTGCTGGTGGCCGTGGTGGCCGTGGTGCTGGTGCTCGAGCGCTGCTGGACCCTGGCCCGGGTGCGCCCGGGCGGGGCCGGGCTGGCGGGCGAGCTGTCCGCCCTGCTGGCCCGGGGGCGCATGGACGAGGGGCGCGCCCTGTGCGCCGCCCACGCGGGCACCCCTGCCGGGCGCGTGCTGGCCGCCGGGCTGGAATACACGGGCTGCACGCGCGACGTGCTGGAGAACGCCTTCCACGAGGCCGTGCTGCGCGAGGTGCCGCGCCTGGAGCGCTTTTTGCCGACCCTGGCCGTGCTGGCGGCGGTGGCCCCGCTGCTGGGCCTGCTGGGCACGGTCACGGGCATGATCGACACCTTCACGGCCCTGACCTTCTCGGGCGGCGGCGACCCCCGGGCCCTGTCGGGCGGCATCAGCCAGGCTCTGGTGACCACCGAGCTGGGCCTGATGGTCGCCATCCCGGTGATGATCGCCCACCACTTCCTGGAGCGGCGTGTGGAGCGCATCGTGGGCGACATGGAGGAGAAGGGCGTGGCCCTGACCGTGGCTCTTCTGCACCAGAACGGGCACCAGAACGGCGGCGCCAGACGCGGCGGGGGCGCCGGGAGCGGAGATGTGGCGGACCGCCCTTGA
- a CDS encoding cytidylyltransferase domain-containing protein: MTRPDPQPAPAAAPPVLALIPARGGSKGIPRKNVAPLAGLPLIAYSILVARAATLVDRVVVSTDDPDIAARAREFGAEAPFLRPAELSGDRATPGTCVPHALAELGRQGYHPAVVAVLYPTHPFRTPALVDHLVARNLDGFETVFTARRFTPHGGGPARYRSLGTYDGAAMARTGRGSYCHVLDDPAMLIDIDTPGDLALAGQVIARGLFDFGCEGLWTR; encoded by the coding sequence ATGACCCGACCCGACCCGCAGCCCGCGCCCGCAGCCGCCCCGCCCGTCCTGGCGCTGATCCCCGCCCGGGGCGGCTCCAAGGGCATTCCGCGCAAGAACGTGGCGCCCCTGGCCGGGCTGCCGCTCATCGCCTATTCCATCCTCGTGGCCCGCGCGGCCACGCTGGTGGACCGGGTGGTCGTTTCCACCGACGACCCGGATATCGCGGCCCGGGCCCGGGAGTTCGGCGCCGAGGCGCCCTTCCTGCGCCCGGCGGAGCTGTCGGGCGACCGCGCCACCCCCGGCACCTGCGTGCCCCACGCCCTGGCCGAGCTGGGCCGCCAGGGCTACCACCCCGCCGTGGTGGCCGTGCTCTACCCCACCCATCCCTTCCGCACCCCGGCCCTGGTGGACCACCTCGTGGCCCGCAACCTGGACGGCTTCGAGACGGTGTTCACCGCACGGCGCTTCACGCCCCACGGTGGCGGCCCGGCGCGCTACCGCTCCCTGGGCACCTACGACGGCGCGGCCATGGCCCGCACCGGGCGCGGCAGCTACTGCCACGTGCTGGACGATCCGGCCATGCTCATCGACATCGACACCCCGGGCGACCTGGCCCTGGCCGGGCAGGTCATCGCGCGCGGGCTGTTCGATTTCGGCTGCGAGGGCCTGTGGACGCGGTGA
- a CDS encoding MotA/TolQ/ExbB proton channel family protein, with protein MWRTALDAGLGYLRTGGWVMLPLVLLSLWLWTLVFLKARELWRLRRADHPWRADLAAAFATRRTGDPDLDAKVLHALFHRHEAAVDRHVATILILAGAAPLLGLLGTVTGMIRTFGDMAVLGAGNVKALSAGISAALVTTQAGLAVAIPGLFAGSLLLRRAARHKARVQRQCLLLGRPDAAPRPATEDRP; from the coding sequence ATGTGGCGGACCGCCCTTGACGCCGGGCTGGGCTACCTGCGCACCGGGGGCTGGGTCATGCTGCCCCTGGTGCTGCTCTCCCTGTGGCTGTGGACCCTGGTCTTCCTCAAGGCCCGTGAGCTGTGGCGCCTGCGCCGGGCCGACCACCCCTGGCGGGCGGACTTGGCGGCGGCCTTCGCCACCCGGCGCACCGGCGACCCGGACCTGGACGCCAAGGTGCTGCACGCCCTGTTTCACCGCCACGAGGCGGCGGTGGACCGCCACGTCGCCACCATCCTGATCCTGGCCGGGGCCGCGCCGCTGCTGGGGCTGCTGGGCACGGTCACGGGCATGATCCGCACCTTCGGCGACATGGCCGTGCTCGGCGCGGGCAACGTCAAGGCCCTGTCGGCGGGCATCTCCGCCGCCCTGGTCACCACCCAGGCCGGGCTGGCCGTGGCCATTCCGGGGCTGTTCGCGGGCAGCCTGCTGCTGCGCCGCGCCGCGCGGCACAAGGCCCGCGTGCAGCGCCAGTGCCTGCTGCTGGGGCGCCCGGACGCCGCCCCCCGCCCGGCCACGGAGGACCGCCCATGA
- the serS gene encoding serine--tRNA ligase, with product MLDLKFIRANMDTVRAALARRRAKVDLDAFTALDEARRALIQETEALKAERNAVSKEVGQRKREGQGADDLVARMGAVGERIKALDAELREVDAKVQDWLLSVPNMPDQSVPDGADEKDNPELLRWGAPPQFDFAPKEHWELGAALGGLDFERAAKLTGSRFVVYRGWAARLERALAAFMLDMQTTEHGYFEVMPPVIVNRETLTATGQLPKFADDLFKLENSEYFLIPTAEVPVTNLHRDETLDEADLPLKYTAWTGCFRSEAGSYGKDTRGLIRMHQFQKVELVRFERPEDSGAALEQMRGHAEAVLQRLGLHYRVVTLCTGDMGFGATKTYDIEVWLPGQNTFREISSCSNCGDFQARRGNIRFRRREGGKSELVHTLNGSGLAVGRTLVAVLENGQQADGSVVLPDALAPYMGGRKVLGPGPGA from the coding sequence ATGCTCGATCTCAAATTCATCCGCGCCAACATGGACACGGTCCGCGCGGCCCTGGCCCGGCGCCGGGCCAAGGTGGACCTGGACGCCTTCACGGCCCTGGACGAGGCCCGCCGGGCGCTGATCCAGGAGACCGAAGCCCTCAAGGCCGAGCGCAACGCCGTGTCCAAGGAAGTGGGCCAGCGCAAGCGCGAGGGCCAGGGCGCCGACGACCTGGTGGCGCGCATGGGCGCCGTGGGCGAGCGCATCAAGGCCCTGGACGCCGAGTTGCGCGAGGTGGACGCCAAGGTGCAGGACTGGCTGCTCTCGGTGCCCAACATGCCCGACCAGAGCGTGCCCGACGGCGCGGACGAGAAGGACAACCCCGAACTGCTGCGCTGGGGCGCGCCGCCGCAGTTCGACTTCGCGCCCAAGGAGCACTGGGAACTGGGCGCGGCCCTGGGCGGGCTGGACTTCGAGCGCGCCGCCAAGCTTACGGGCAGCCGTTTCGTGGTCTACCGCGGCTGGGCCGCGCGCCTGGAGCGCGCCCTGGCGGCCTTCATGCTCGACATGCAGACCACCGAGCACGGCTATTTCGAGGTCATGCCGCCGGTCATCGTCAACCGCGAAACCCTGACGGCCACCGGCCAGCTGCCCAAGTTCGCCGACGACCTCTTCAAGCTGGAAAATTCCGAATATTTCCTCATCCCCACCGCCGAGGTGCCGGTGACCAACCTGCACCGCGACGAGACCTTGGACGAGGCCGACCTGCCGCTCAAATACACCGCCTGGACCGGCTGCTTCCGCTCCGAGGCGGGCTCCTACGGCAAGGACACCCGGGGCCTGATCCGCATGCACCAGTTCCAGAAGGTCGAGCTGGTGCGCTTCGAGCGGCCCGAGGATTCCGGCGCCGCCCTGGAGCAGATGCGCGGCCACGCCGAGGCCGTGCTGCAGCGCCTGGGCCTGCACTACCGGGTGGTCACCCTGTGCACGGGCGACATGGGCTTCGGGGCCACCAAGACCTACGACATCGAGGTCTGGCTGCCGGGGCAGAACACGTTCCGCGAGATTTCCTCGTGCTCCAACTGCGGCGACTTCCAGGCCCGGCGCGGCAACATCCGCTTCCGGCGCAGGGAGGGCGGCAAGAGCGAGCTGGTGCACACCCTGAACGGCTCGGGCCTGGCCGTGGGCCGGACTCTGGTGGCCGTGCTGGAAAACGGCCAGCAGGCCGACGGCAGCGTGGTGCTGCCCGACGCGCTGGCGCCCTACATGGGCGGGCGCAAGGTCCTCGGCCCGGGCCCCGGAGCCTGA
- a CDS encoding glycosyltransferase — protein sequence MSGPRLRAAYVVDSLGPGGTQRALTHLVRGLAGRGWEQTVIGLGDEDSPLVRGPLEAAGARVLVLGKGAVARGTGLVRLVAELRRARPDVALTLLPWADVLGRPAAWLAGAGVVLSSVRARNVDRPWWWFPLCRLTAPLASRVVFNSREVVPFARAREGVRPGQVVYIPNGCAGAVLPRDRTALDAQGVPGDVPVVGSVGRLYAQKNHGLLLEALALGRGALGRAHVVLAGAGPLRAALEAQAARLGLEGRVHLPGHVADVSALLAGLDAYAQPSAFEGMSNSLMEAMAAGLPVVASAVDGNCELVEHGASGLLVPPGDAPALAAALERVLDDRTLAAGLGRAAARRMAGNFSIEAMVAAYDALFRSLLARG from the coding sequence ATGAGCGGCCCCCGCCTGCGCGCGGCCTACGTGGTGGACAGCCTGGGCCCCGGGGGCACCCAGCGGGCCCTGACGCATCTGGTGCGCGGGCTGGCCGGGCGCGGCTGGGAGCAGACCGTCATCGGCCTGGGCGACGAGGATTCGCCCCTGGTGCGCGGGCCGCTGGAAGCCGCCGGGGCGCGGGTGCTGGTGCTGGGCAAGGGCGCCGTGGCCCGGGGCACGGGGCTGGTCCGGCTGGTGGCCGAACTGCGCCGCGCGCGGCCCGACGTGGCGCTGACCCTGCTGCCCTGGGCCGACGTGCTCGGGCGCCCGGCGGCGTGGCTGGCCGGGGCGGGGGTGGTGCTCTCCTCGGTGCGCGCGCGCAATGTTGACCGGCCCTGGTGGTGGTTTCCCCTGTGCCGCCTGACCGCGCCCCTGGCGAGCAGGGTGGTCTTCAACAGCCGCGAGGTGGTGCCCTTTGCCCGGGCCCGCGAGGGCGTGCGCCCTGGGCAGGTGGTGTACATCCCCAACGGCTGCGCCGGGGCGGTGCTGCCGCGCGACCGCACGGCCCTGGACGCCCAGGGCGTTCCCGGGGATGTGCCCGTGGTGGGCAGCGTGGGGCGGCTGTATGCCCAGAAGAATCATGGCCTCCTGCTGGAGGCCCTGGCCCTGGGCCGGGGCGCCCTGGGCCGGGCGCATGTGGTCCTGGCCGGGGCGGGCCCCCTGCGCGCGGCGCTGGAGGCCCAGGCCGCGCGCCTGGGCCTGGAGGGGCGGGTCCACCTGCCCGGGCATGTGGCCGACGTGTCCGCCCTGCTGGCCGGGCTGGACGCCTACGCCCAGCCCTCGGCCTTCGAGGGCATGTCCAACAGCCTGATGGAGGCCATGGCCGCCGGGCTGCCCGTGGTGGCCAGCGCCGTGGACGGCAACTGCGAGCTGGTGGAGCACGGCGCAAGCGGTCTGCTGGTGCCCCCGGGCGACGCCCCGGCTCTGGCCGCAGCCCTGGAACGCGTGCTGGACGACCGCACCCTGGCCGCTGGCCTGGGCCGCGCGGCCGCCCGGCGCATGGCCGGGAATTTTTCCATCGAGGCCATGGTCGCGGCCTACGACGCGCTGTTCCGGTCGCTTTTGGCGCGCGGCTAG
- a CDS encoding glycosyltransferase, whose product MTRLVLVVADLDTGGAQRQALELAAGLTGRGLDVTLAALHAGGGLEAEARRRLGPGLAVLCPAPRWRRRDLPAAAARLVALARRLRPRVVYGFQPVVNELALAAARASGARAAWGLRFSDVAWGRYSLGQAAAFRLGAVLSRAVDVLVANSAAGLAVARRAGYRPRAAVVVPNGIDTARFAPDPEARARVRAAWGVAPEAPLVAQVGRMDPMKDWPNFLRSCALLRRQVPGLRVACVGPGTAAALGGTLAGWDLADCAVLPGAREDMPAVYAALDALALASAYGEGFPNVVGEAMACGVPCAVTTVGDAALVVGEAGRAVPPRDHRALAGALAALLTAPALERARLVLAARARMAEHFTLDAMVGRTLDALGPLLEGR is encoded by the coding sequence ATGACGCGGCTCGTGCTCGTGGTCGCCGACCTGGACACCGGCGGCGCCCAGCGCCAGGCCCTGGAGCTGGCCGCCGGGCTCACCGGGCGCGGGCTGGACGTGACCCTGGCCGCCCTGCACGCCGGGGGCGGGCTGGAAGCGGAAGCCCGCCGTCGCCTGGGCCCGGGGCTTGCCGTGCTCTGCCCGGCGCCGCGCTGGCGCAGGCGCGACCTGCCCGCCGCCGCCGCGCGGCTGGTGGCCCTGGCCCGGCGGCTGCGGCCCCGGGTGGTCTACGGCTTCCAGCCCGTGGTCAACGAGCTGGCCCTGGCCGCCGCCCGGGCCAGCGGCGCGCGCGCGGCCTGGGGCCTGCGCTTTTCCGACGTGGCCTGGGGGCGTTACAGCCTGGGGCAGGCGGCGGCCTTCCGCCTGGGCGCGGTGCTGTCCCGCGCGGTGGACGTGCTCGTGGCCAACTCCGCCGCCGGGCTGGCGGTGGCGCGCCGGGCGGGCTACCGGCCCCGGGCCGCCGTGGTGGTGCCCAACGGCATCGACACCGCGCGCTTCGCCCCGGACCCCGAGGCCCGGGCCCGGGTGCGCGCGGCCTGGGGCGTGGCGCCGGAGGCGCCCCTGGTGGCCCAGGTCGGGCGCATGGACCCCATGAAGGACTGGCCGAATTTCCTGCGCTCCTGCGCCCTGCTGCGTCGCCAGGTGCCCGGGCTGCGCGTGGCCTGCGTGGGCCCCGGCACTGCCGCAGCCCTGGGCGGAACCCTGGCGGGCTGGGACCTGGCGGACTGCGCGGTGCTGCCCGGGGCCCGGGAGGACATGCCCGCCGTGTACGCGGCCCTGGACGCCCTGGCCCTGGCCTCGGCCTACGGCGAGGGCTTCCCCAACGTGGTCGGCGAGGCCATGGCCTGCGGGGTGCCCTGCGCGGTGACCACCGTGGGCGACGCGGCCCTGGTCGTCGGCGAGGCGGGGCGCGCCGTGCCCCCGCGCGACCACCGGGCCCTGGCCGGGGCCCTGGCCGCGCTGCTCACGGCCCCGGCCCTGGAGCGGGCCCGCCTGGTCCTGGCCGCCCGGGCGCGCATGGCGGAACACTTCACCCTGGACGCCATGGTCGGGCGGACCCTGGACGCCCTGGGCCCGCTGCTGGAGGGGCGCTGA
- a CDS encoding glycosyltransferase, whose protein sequence is MHARQDSPLVSVLMATRDRLDLVPGALASVAAQDEPRWELVLVNDGGPSPAGVVARLGDARVRLAELRDARGKGHAINHAFGLSRGGCIAHLDDDDAWHPEHLSTLLAALAATPGARMAHSNALRVDLAPDGLGGWRETGRAVAYSSPASLEALLEYNCVTGISVLHDRALFEQAGGMDEALDVLLDWDLWRRMAALTTPVHVDRVTAEYFVRAGEAGEGAGGPGAGAHLTGLARRDPVRYVRNRLRILDKPLPLPRDGSLDAALAGARARGRMQLAVALGEAAEAGGDVAGARAHYEAGRDAAPEHALPWRKLGRLAASGGEPEAALRAFGKCLALPGAAPTDALHAAGAAMALGEPRKALGLLEAAARRFGPQHEGQPAVLRLLAQVRALAR, encoded by the coding sequence TTGCACGCACGGCAGGACAGCCCCCTGGTTTCGGTGCTCATGGCCACCCGCGACAGGCTCGACCTGGTGCCCGGGGCCCTGGCCTCGGTGGCCGCCCAGGACGAGCCGCGCTGGGAGCTTGTGCTGGTCAACGACGGCGGGCCGTCGCCTGCGGGCGTGGTCGCCCGCCTGGGCGATGCGCGCGTGCGGCTGGCGGAGCTGCGCGATGCGCGCGGCAAGGGCCACGCCATCAACCACGCCTTCGGCCTGAGCCGGGGCGGCTGCATCGCCCACCTGGACGACGACGACGCCTGGCATCCGGAGCACCTCTCCACCCTGCTGGCGGCCCTGGCGGCCACGCCCGGCGCGCGCATGGCCCACTCCAACGCCCTGCGCGTGGACCTGGCCCCCGATGGCCTGGGCGGCTGGCGCGAAACGGGCCGGGCCGTGGCCTACAGCAGCCCCGCCAGCCTGGAAGCCCTGCTGGAATACAACTGCGTCACGGGCATTTCCGTGCTCCACGACCGGGCCTTGTTCGAGCAGGCCGGGGGCATGGACGAGGCCCTGGACGTGCTCCTGGACTGGGACCTGTGGCGGCGTATGGCCGCCCTGACCACGCCCGTGCATGTGGACCGCGTGACCGCCGAATACTTCGTGCGCGCCGGGGAGGCCGGGGAGGGCGCAGGCGGCCCAGGCGCCGGGGCGCACCTCACGGGCCTAGCCCGGCGCGACCCCGTGCGCTATGTGCGCAACCGCCTGCGTATCCTGGACAAGCCGCTGCCCCTGCCCCGGGACGGCAGCCTGGACGCGGCCCTGGCCGGGGCCCGGGCCCGGGGGCGAATGCAGCTGGCCGTGGCCCTGGGCGAGGCCGCCGAGGCTGGCGGAGACGTGGCCGGCGCCCGGGCGCACTACGAGGCCGGACGCGACGCGGCGCCGGAGCACGCCCTGCCCTGGCGCAAGCTGGGGCGGCTGGCGGCCAGCGGCGGCGAGCCCGAGGCGGCCCTGCGGGCCTTCGGCAAATGCCTGGCCCTGCCCGGGGCCGCGCCCACAGACGCCCTGCACGCGGCGGGCGCGGCCATGGCCCTGGGCGAACCGCGCAAGGCCCTGGGCCTGCTCGAGGCCGCCGCGCGGCGCTTCGGCCCACAGCACGAGGGCCAGCCCGCCGTGCTGCGCCTGCTGGCCCAGGTCCGCGCCCTGGCACGCTGA
- a CDS encoding DUF3450 domain-containing protein — protein MALACCPGAALAVSPGPGGGLEEAAGQLAGAATAQGQAQAEADAWAVERDALRDEIRREGETLAWLEAALKRRGDYIARREAVVAGLHDSAREMAALERGLEPVLDAVLARLEELVAADLAFLPEERRQRLDMLRETLGDYGLAPGEKLRRFLEALQVEAGYGALVEAWDDVIDLGGSRVQGRVLRLGRAAALFLSRDGALAARLVPGAAGWEALGSSEARTLAQALEMHDHRRAFELLALPVGTAQLGAQPGAPGGVQP, from the coding sequence ATGGCCCTGGCGTGCTGCCCCGGGGCGGCCCTGGCCGTGAGCCCCGGGCCCGGGGGCGGGCTCGAAGAGGCCGCCGGGCAGCTTGCCGGGGCGGCCACGGCCCAGGGCCAGGCCCAGGCCGAGGCCGACGCCTGGGCCGTGGAGCGCGACGCCCTGCGCGACGAAATCCGCCGCGAGGGCGAGACCCTGGCCTGGCTGGAGGCCGCCCTCAAGCGGCGCGGGGACTACATTGCCCGCCGCGAGGCCGTGGTGGCCGGGCTGCACGACTCCGCCCGGGAAATGGCCGCCCTGGAGCGCGGGCTGGAGCCGGTGCTCGACGCCGTGCTGGCGCGCCTGGAGGAGCTGGTGGCCGCCGATCTGGCCTTTTTGCCCGAAGAGCGCCGCCAGCGCCTGGACATGCTGCGCGAGACCCTGGGCGACTACGGTCTGGCCCCGGGCGAGAAGTTGCGCCGCTTCCTGGAGGCCTTGCAGGTGGAGGCCGGATACGGCGCCCTGGTGGAGGCCTGGGACGACGTCATCGACCTGGGCGGAAGCCGCGTGCAGGGGCGCGTGCTGCGCCTGGGGCGCGCGGCGGCGCTGTTCCTGTCGCGCGACGGCGCCCTGGCCGCGCGGCTTGTGCCCGGCGCTGCGGGCTGGGAGGCCCTGGGCTCTTCCGAGGCCCGGACCCTGGCCCAGGCCCTGGAGATGCACGACCACCGCCGGGCCTTCGAGCTGTTGGCCCTGCCCGTGGGCACCGCGCAACTGGGGGCCCAGCCCGGGGCGCCGGGCGGGGTGCAGCCATGA